The following nucleotide sequence is from Pedobacter sp. PACM 27299.
CCGTAGCTTCCTGTATATACACCAACGATCCCATTCGCAATTGCCAATCTTGAAGTATTAGCGGTATCTGTCCAGAATTTTTCTGAATCAATTTCTGCAGCTCCTTTATCAGCTATATAAAATTGATGGTATCCAGTATAAAAATCAAGTTTATTCATATTATTTCTATTTCTGTAATAATTATGACGTCCCCCCTTTAAACCGAACAAGCCAAAGTAGAGTTTCGGGGGGAGGTCACTTCCTAGTGAGCCTCCAAAATCAATCACATTTAAACTATTATTGCAATTAATAGCAGCATATAGAAGAGCGGTTATTACAGAATATGGATATATCTTTTTATCAAACAATACAGAATCCCGTTCATAAACGGCCTCCCCATTTTTTATTTTCAATAATGAATTGCGTGTTTTATTTAAAATTAAATCTGACTCATATCCCCCAGAAAGCGCTACAAGTTCGCCCCAATCTTTATAATCACCAAATCAACCGTATCCATTGTTTTTAGGTTTCTTTTTTCTCTTAAAAAATGACATATATAGCGTATAATTTTCCTGGCGCAATATAGAATTTTACTTTGACAGACAGTAGTCTTCAATCTAATGAAATCTATATTTAATCTGGAATTGCGACAATAAAATAGGCATTAAGTTAAACAACAATTATTCAGGCACAATATCTCCATGGCTTTTTCATCCTGATGAGGTAATTTAAATAAGAACCCAAGTCTGAGACTAATAGTTACTGAATGGTTAAAGTTCCCCTTGTTGCTTTACTCGACACCCCATTTTTATCAATAAAATCCACGAAAAATTCAAAAGATGATCCTGATTTATTACCACCTGCCTGCAACATGGCCGTAGTGATCGTTATTTTAGGACCTGATAATCCAAAAGCTCCCAGGTCATTCCCTAAGGCATACCAATGTACGGTTATATTGGCAGGTACATTGGTCACTGTAAAGGTTTGCGATTCGCTTTTTACGATCTGTGCTGATACAGGGAAAAGATGTGGTTGAATCGGATTTTGCACATACTGACTCTTTTTATTACTATTGATCAGGCCATAGTATCTAATATATTCTATTTCCATAACCGCTGGCATAGCAGTTTTATTGATATTCTTCCCAACAAAATCACCACCAACACTTAGGCAAATATTTAGATCGAAGTAATCATTGAATGGCCATCCATCATATCCTTTACCATTGTTGCTAAAAGTACGCATCAGCACACCATTAAAGTACCATTTGATATAATCAGGAGTCCAGTCCATTCTATATTCATTGAACTGGTTCAGGGTAACTTGAGTGGGCAGCGTAACCATATTTGATGCACCGTATGAATTCGCTGAATGTACATTATAGTTTACTTGACGATCATTTTGTCCTTTAATTTCCACAATATCAAATTCGCCGCAATTGGGCCAACTTTTCAGATCATAGTCTTTGTGACGCTCGCCGAACCCAAAAATTGCCGGCC
It contains:
- a CDS encoding glycoside hydrolase family 16 protein, with translation MIAAVEITQLATEQSLTSQGCLKTVAWEDVVNRPDPSVIGSQYKFSPSITWGDEFNYTGTPDPKKWNMSTGNGYYGWGNHELQYFTGRSKNVKVEDGKLKIIALNESYSGFNYTSGKIVSNKKQRYGRYIIKAKMPLGAGLWPAIFGFGERHKDYDLKSWPNCGEFDIVEIKGQNDRQVNYNVHSANSYGASNMVTLPTQVTLNQFNEYRMDWTPDYIKWYFNGVLMRTFSNNGKGYDGWPFNDYFDLNICLSVGGDFVGKNINKTAMPAVMEIEYIRYYGLINSNKKSQYVQNPIQPHLFPVSAQIVKSESQTFTVTNVPANITVHWYALGNDLGAFGLSGPKITITTAMLQAGGNKSGSSFEFFVDFIDKNGVSSKATRGTLTIQ